A part of Chloroflexota bacterium genomic DNA contains:
- a CDS encoding molybdopterin-dependent oxidoreductase has product MLKSTKKFTWILLFVIPLLLSACNSVPNVDWTLKISGEVTNPLTLSYADLAAMDFVSLDDVLMEKSRGEDEVRSFSGVDLATLLEEAGAPADYSTLTAIAADGYAIEISKDEAVNGIVAIKQGGAWITEADPDAGPIRLVFPTTPANRWVFQITEIIVNP; this is encoded by the coding sequence ATGTTAAAAAGTACCAAGAAATTTACCTGGATCCTGCTCTTCGTCATTCCATTGCTGCTCTCCGCGTGCAACAGTGTGCCTAATGTCGATTGGACCCTGAAAATTAGTGGAGAGGTCACCAATCCCCTGACCCTCTCCTATGCAGACCTGGCGGCTATGGATTTTGTGAGTCTGGACGACGTCCTGATGGAAAAATCACGTGGCGAAGATGAAGTCCGCTCATTCAGCGGCGTTGATCTGGCAACCTTACTCGAAGAAGCCGGTGCACCTGCAGATTACAGCACCCTCACAGCCATTGCTGCTGATGGTTATGCCATCGAAATCTCCAAAGACGAAGCGGTTAATGGCATTGTTGCCATAAAGCAGGGCGGCGCATGGATCACCGAAGCTGATCCGGATGCCGGCCCAATCCGCCTGGTCTTCCCGACCACCCCCGCCAATCGCTGGGTGTTCCAGATCACGGAAATTATCGTCAATCCGTAA
- a CDS encoding ATP-binding cassette domain-containing protein, with protein MAFIEIRDFSYTYPGRQQPALEGVNLQVDRGQFLVITGKSGCGKSTLAKALAGFLFQDDLVNFSGEIWVNKTDMTQVPLYAASERVAYVQQNPEDQFCTLTVKDEIAFGLENRQVTPADIETAIQSALTVVHGIDLLERDLATLSGGEKQKVAIASMLALSPDVLILDEPTSNLDPDATRQIFETLHLLAEQHGLTIIIIEHKLLQIVDLDPQVIVMEQGKIEEEESILAFMKRMTTELEPQQQESLSPKSGATQEPLLSLSDITLSIHDKTILNVINLDLYPGEFIGLMGPNGSGKTSLLLTIMGLIQPTGGSKFGFGQDLSKLKTSDLVRKIGFIFQNPDHQLFTASIWEEALFTLENLRFSTPKKEAEAMSWLVKMGLAGELDRHPQSLSYGEKRRLNLVSLILHDPKILLIDEMLIGQDLENARLWMQRLKAYCEQGNTVLLVNHHPGLTNRYCDRVIFMNQGEIQVNAPTAKAFEVIATQGYGAFIPNTIAGGQIA; from the coding sequence ATGGCTTTTATCGAAATCCGCGATTTTTCCTACACCTATCCGGGCAGGCAACAACCTGCCCTGGAAGGTGTTAACCTGCAAGTTGACCGGGGTCAGTTTCTGGTCATCACGGGAAAATCCGGATGCGGCAAGTCCACCCTGGCGAAAGCTCTTGCGGGCTTTCTCTTCCAGGATGACTTAGTCAACTTCTCTGGCGAAATCTGGGTCAATAAGACCGATATGACCCAGGTGCCGCTATATGCCGCCAGTGAACGGGTCGCATATGTGCAACAAAATCCCGAGGATCAGTTCTGCACTCTGACGGTCAAGGATGAAATCGCCTTTGGCCTGGAAAACCGCCAGGTAACCCCAGCGGATATCGAAACAGCGATCCAATCGGCTCTAACCGTTGTCCACGGAATAGACCTTTTGGAGCGTGATCTGGCAACACTTTCCGGTGGCGAAAAACAAAAAGTGGCGATTGCCTCCATGCTGGCCCTCTCTCCGGATGTGCTCATTCTGGATGAACCGACTTCAAACCTGGATCCGGATGCCACCCGACAGATATTTGAGACTTTGCATCTGCTGGCCGAACAACACGGTCTCACCATCATCATCATTGAACACAAACTCCTGCAGATCGTTGATCTGGATCCCCAGGTGATTGTCATGGAACAGGGCAAAATTGAGGAAGAAGAATCCATTCTCGCCTTCATGAAAAGGATGACCACTGAGTTGGAACCCCAACAACAGGAAAGCTTATCACCCAAATCAGGGGCTACTCAAGAGCCACTGCTTTCACTTTCAGATATCACTCTGTCCATTCACGACAAGACTATTCTCAACGTCATCAATCTTGACCTATATCCCGGTGAGTTCATCGGCCTGATGGGGCCGAACGGCAGTGGCAAAACCAGCCTGCTCCTGACGATCATGGGACTCATCCAGCCAACGGGAGGATCAAAATTCGGCTTCGGACAGGACCTTTCCAAACTTAAAACATCCGACCTGGTGCGCAAGATAGGTTTTATCTTCCAAAATCCCGACCACCAGCTTTTTACTGCTTCCATCTGGGAAGAAGCCCTTTTCACATTGGAAAACCTCAGGTTCTCAACGCCGAAAAAAGAGGCCGAGGCAATGTCATGGCTGGTAAAAATGGGATTGGCAGGCGAGTTGGACCGTCACCCCCAAAGCCTGAGCTACGGTGAAAAACGGCGTCTGAATTTGGTCAGCCTCATCCTGCATGACCCAAAAATCCTGCTTATTGATGAAATGTTGATTGGGCAGGACCTGGAGAACGCCAGGTTATGGATGCAGCGCCTGAAAGCCTATTGTGAACAGGGCAACACCGTCCTGCTGGTCAATCACCACCCCGGACTGACCAACCGTTATTGTGACCGGGTGATTTTCATGAATCAGGGCGAGATTCAAGTCAATGCACCTACCGCAAAAGCTTTCGAAGTAATTGCCACCCAGGGATACGGTGCCTTTATTCCCAACACCATTGCAGGAGGTCAAATTGCGTAA
- a CDS encoding energy-coupling factor transporter transmembrane protein EcfT produces MRKLTFQPGNSFFHQLYPLDKLIWLLLLSALVLIVTKGLLTFLLALLALISLIWLCPQIWKVRGFRLVFFTGIFLFVVYLLFEKTGVVLWDPGIKHFKITQSGIDSGLLFSSRFLAIVLMSYLFIITTNPSDLAYALMKAGLPYRFGFMLITALRLAPILEDEGQTIYQAQLVRGVRYDQGSLKRIPLLVRQFMTPLLISALRRADKLVFSMEGRGFGQYRTRTFRNRVIPSYRDLIFNLLLVALSTFILVVNYGGRL; encoded by the coding sequence TTGCGTAAACTGACCTTCCAACCCGGCAACAGCTTCTTCCACCAGCTCTATCCTCTGGATAAACTTATCTGGCTCTTATTACTCTCCGCCTTGGTGCTAATCGTCACCAAAGGCTTGCTGACTTTTCTCCTAGCACTTCTTGCCTTGATATCACTGATCTGGCTCTGTCCTCAAATTTGGAAAGTGCGCGGTTTCAGGCTGGTCTTTTTCACTGGGATATTCCTCTTCGTCGTCTACCTCTTATTTGAAAAGACCGGAGTTGTGCTGTGGGATCCTGGGATCAAACACTTCAAAATCACACAAAGTGGCATCGATTCCGGCCTTCTTTTCAGCAGCCGCTTCCTCGCCATTGTGCTAATGAGTTATTTATTCATCATCACCACCAACCCTTCGGACCTGGCTTACGCCCTGATGAAAGCCGGTCTCCCCTATCGCTTCGGTTTTATGCTGATCACAGCCTTACGCCTGGCACCCATCCTCGAAGATGAAGGCCAGACGATCTATCAGGCCCAATTGGTCCGAGGTGTACGTTATGACCAGGGCAGCCTGAAACGCATCCCCTTGCTTGTGCGACAATTCATGACACCATTGCTGATCAGCGCTCTTCGGAGGGCGGATAAGCTGGTTTTCAGTATGGAAGGCCGTGGGTTCGGTCAATATCGTACCCGCACATTTCGCAATCGAGTCATCCCGAGTTATCGGGACTTGATTTTCAATCTTTTATTGGTAGCCCTTTCCACATTCATTCTCGTTGTCAACTATGGAGGAAGGCTATAA
- a CDS encoding 4Fe-4S dicluster domain-containing protein, whose amino-acid sequence MVASTSKYKYIVCDPELCIGCQLCEYICSYTKTGEFNSYRSRIRTVRVDEVLITAVACRTCENAPCVSACTRDALTQDTESGIIRIDPQKCDGCAWCIEACDFGAISINHATKLAEFCNQCEDIEDGPQCVKICPKDALEYTTPDQRSQRTRHKLVKESLNFPSKAKDPR is encoded by the coding sequence ATGGTTGCTTCTACATCCAAATATAAATACATCGTTTGTGATCCAGAATTATGCATTGGCTGTCAACTTTGTGAGTACATTTGCTCCTATACAAAGACTGGTGAGTTCAACTCCTATCGCAGCCGCATCCGGACTGTCCGTGTGGATGAAGTCCTGATCACGGCTGTGGCCTGCCGCACCTGTGAAAATGCACCCTGCGTGAGCGCCTGCACCCGTGACGCCCTGACTCAGGATACCGAATCTGGTATCATCCGGATTGACCCGCAGAAATGTGACGGTTGTGCCTGGTGCATTGAAGCCTGCGATTTCGGTGCGATCTCGATCAACCACGCTACGAAACTGGCGGAATTTTGCAATCAGTGCGAGGACATCGAAGACGGCCCGCAATGTGTCAAGATCTGTCCGAAGGACGCTCTGGAATACACCACTCCCGATCAGAGGTCACAACGCACCCGGCATAAACTGGTTAAAGAATCTTTGAACTTCCCATCCAAAGCCAAGGATCCTCGATGA
- a CDS encoding ATP-binding cassette domain-containing protein: MITISHLSFKYPQSEAAILKDISFQIPTGSMTLVAGSSGSGKSTLLRSLNGLVPHFTGGVISGTMEVFSQNPTQLGPENMAQWVSFVFQEPESQFIYDRVEDEIAFSLERSGLDRAEMQSRVDTVCDILGIGELQKRKIATLSGGEKQRVAIASALVTEPRLLILDEPTSQLDPQGADDILHYILDLQTRLDLTILLSEHRLERVLPYVNHMIYLPGDGTAHEGKPQDILPLMDLVPPLIQIGKALNLSPLPVRPEDFPTVLVDETVKRPKLAKPTGSQPALQVIDLSVSINNRQILDQVSLTINQGEILAMMGPNGAGKTTLLRSVLGLVPSQGNREVMGQDIESLSLNRIIRQVAYLPQNPNDLLFSESVLDELNVTLANHGLEMPQEEMLHHLHDLGLDDLANAYPRDLSVGERQRVALAAITIYNPPVILLDEPTRGLDYGNKQRLVQLLQSWKRQKKAILVVTHDVEFAALLADTVIVLNNGQTTYFGQPQPLFTQHAHYRAQTSQLFPEIGWYRVSDIPFDHISIP, encoded by the coding sequence ATGATCACCATTAGCCACCTCTCTTTCAAATATCCTCAGTCCGAGGCAGCCATCCTCAAGGATATCTCCTTTCAGATCCCCACGGGAAGCATGACCCTCGTGGCGGGCTCATCCGGCAGTGGAAAGTCAACCCTCCTGCGCAGCCTGAACGGGTTGGTACCGCACTTCACCGGTGGCGTGATCAGCGGGACAATGGAAGTCTTTAGCCAGAACCCCACTCAATTAGGGCCGGAAAATATGGCCCAATGGGTCAGTTTTGTCTTTCAGGAGCCAGAATCGCAGTTCATCTATGACCGGGTGGAAGATGAGATCGCCTTTTCATTGGAACGCTCTGGCCTCGACCGAGCAGAGATGCAATCAAGGGTGGATACGGTCTGTGACATTCTTGGTATTGGTGAGCTGCAAAAAAGAAAAATCGCAACGCTCTCTGGCGGCGAAAAACAGCGTGTTGCAATTGCCAGTGCTTTGGTGACCGAACCCCGCCTACTTATCCTGGACGAACCGACATCTCAGCTTGATCCGCAGGGAGCTGATGACATCCTACATTACATTCTCGATCTCCAAACCCGTCTGGATCTGACCATTCTCCTTTCCGAACATCGGCTGGAGAGAGTCTTGCCTTATGTCAATCACATGATTTACCTGCCAGGCGATGGCACAGCCCATGAAGGTAAACCTCAGGATATCCTCCCGCTGATGGACCTGGTTCCGCCACTCATCCAAATCGGGAAAGCGTTGAACCTCTCCCCCCTGCCCGTACGACCGGAGGATTTCCCAACTGTTCTGGTTGACGAAACCGTGAAGCGGCCCAAATTAGCAAAACCAACTGGATCACAACCGGCCTTACAGGTCATTGATCTCTCAGTCAGCATCAACAACCGGCAAATTCTGGATCAAGTCTCTCTCACCATCAACCAGGGTGAAATCTTGGCCATGATGGGACCCAACGGCGCCGGCAAAACCACCCTGCTCAGGTCAGTGTTAGGCTTGGTGCCATCACAGGGCAATCGAGAGGTGATGGGACAAGACATTGAAAGTCTATCCCTCAATAGGATCATCCGCCAGGTCGCCTATCTCCCCCAAAACCCCAACGACCTGCTATTCTCCGAATCCGTTCTGGATGAGCTCAATGTCACTCTCGCAAATCACGGCCTGGAGATGCCCCAGGAGGAAATGCTCCATCATCTCCATGATTTAGGCCTGGACGACCTGGCAAACGCCTATCCCCGTGACCTCTCGGTTGGTGAAAGGCAGCGGGTCGCCCTGGCCGCCATCACAATCTACAATCCGCCCGTCATCCTGCTGGATGAACCGACCCGCGGCCTGGACTATGGCAATAAACAAAGGCTTGTCCAGTTGCTCCAATCCTGGAAACGCCAGAAAAAAGCTATACTGGTCGTGACCCACGACGTGGAATTCGCCGCCCTCTTGGCAGACACAGTGATCGTCCTAAATAATGGACAAACCACCTATTTCGGCCAGCCGCAACCCCTTTTCACCCAACACGCTCACTACCGCGCGCAAACCTCGCAGCTCTTTCCTGAGATTGGATGGTATCGTGTCAGCGATATACCCTTTGACCACATCTCCATCCCTTAG
- a CDS encoding ECF transporter S component, which yields MKFRIQSLLVNSFVFLLGFLSLLAPFVVPQARDASFSSSSFPVMVSLIIVLCVLIILFEAQSTILNTKLIAFLGVLIALNAGLRFLETAIPGPAGFSPIFFLIILTGYFFGGRVGFLMGAMTMLISGLITGGVGPWLPGQMITAGWVGQSAGILKPLFRRLHVTGKPSEIILLAFFSAIWGMLYGAIMNLWFWPFLGGAPGQTWFQGATLAENIGRYGTYYLATSVVWDVTRSIGNILIVTFLARPVLNIFTRFNQRFSFEILPEGKQP from the coding sequence ATGAAATTCAGGATACAAAGCCTGCTCGTAAATAGCTTTGTCTTCCTTCTGGGATTCCTGAGCTTGCTGGCGCCCTTTGTGGTGCCGCAAGCCAGGGATGCCAGCTTCTCAAGCTCGTCTTTTCCCGTGATGGTCAGTCTGATTATCGTTCTCTGTGTCCTGATCATCCTCTTCGAAGCACAATCTACCATCCTGAACACAAAGCTCATCGCATTCCTGGGCGTTCTGATTGCCCTCAATGCCGGGCTTCGATTCCTTGAGACGGCTATCCCAGGGCCTGCCGGATTCAGCCCGATCTTCTTTTTGATCATTCTGACCGGTTACTTCTTTGGCGGTCGAGTGGGATTCCTGATGGGCGCGATGACCATGCTCATTTCAGGGCTGATCACCGGCGGTGTTGGCCCCTGGCTTCCCGGGCAGATGATCACCGCAGGCTGGGTCGGTCAAAGCGCCGGCATACTGAAGCCCTTGTTCAGACGCCTGCATGTCACAGGGAAACCTAGTGAGATTATTCTTCTGGCCTTCTTCAGCGCTATTTGGGGAATGCTCTACGGCGCGATCATGAACCTCTGGTTCTGGCCCTTCCTCGGCGGTGCACCTGGTCAGACCTGGTTCCAGGGCGCAACTTTGGCCGAGAACATCGGCCGCTACGGCACCTACTACCTGGCGACCTCAGTGGTCTGGGATGTCACCCGTTCAATCGGCAATATCCTGATCGTCACCTTCCTTGCCCGCCCCGTCCTGAATATCTTTACTCGTTTCAACCAACGCTTCTCATTTGAAATCCTGCCGGAAGGAAAGCAGCCATGA
- a CDS encoding aldehyde ferredoxin oxidoreductase family protein: MYGYSGKILHIDLKERTHWAEDKPEDWYKLYIGGVAMATRLCWENIEVGCDAYDPGNPVCFANGIFAGTPVPVGGKYGLASKSPLTGFIGDSLSGSWLCIAMKRAQWDGVVIHNTSDKWVHVFIDDDRVEFLPADNLLGLGTYETEEAIREEFGDDQIRSATIGPAGENMVRFGNVTNDGRQAGRTGHGAVWGSKKLKAVSFRGTHGVTVADPDTLLKLSFDITEAAQGKNTEKYRIYGTSTNVLNANKEGFLPTRNYQEGTFEFAELVSGEYLDEHHKVKVIACAQCPIACEQMSMVKKGPFAGSMTGIEYECLQAVSSNCGIGDMTAAIRMVDISDRSGMDTMSMGVTISYTMECFERGVLKKDDFRCKKYPDGFEPCFGNGEAGVTLAELIRDKEGIGELLAEGTRIASKKIDNERNSESWKWAMNIKGLECPGYDARSLKTFAMGLAVGTRGGCHNRSAAYDPDIKGETNRYTVDETRGVVASRSEEYAAVYDSLPMCKFIRRCFTGKADRAGAWPAIAKLINATTGWNFDYDDVDLIGIRAHTIKKAFNIREGWTEKDDDIPYRWKHDPMTKGPGAGHVVTDEELDYMKQLYFKAKGWTEEGLIPKQLLVDLGMADVAEEIGV; the protein is encoded by the coding sequence ATGTACGGTTACAGCGGTAAAATTCTGCACATCGACCTAAAAGAACGAACACATTGGGCCGAAGACAAGCCAGAAGATTGGTACAAGCTTTATATTGGCGGCGTCGCAATGGCTACACGACTTTGTTGGGAGAACATCGAAGTCGGCTGCGATGCCTATGATCCGGGAAATCCGGTTTGCTTCGCGAATGGCATATTCGCAGGCACCCCGGTTCCGGTCGGTGGGAAATATGGCTTGGCTTCCAAATCCCCCCTGACAGGTTTCATCGGCGACAGTCTATCCGGTTCCTGGCTGTGCATCGCCATGAAACGTGCTCAATGGGATGGTGTGGTCATCCATAACACCAGCGATAAATGGGTCCACGTCTTCATTGATGATGATCGCGTGGAATTCCTGCCCGCGGACAACCTCCTCGGTCTGGGTACTTATGAAACCGAAGAAGCCATCCGTGAAGAATTCGGCGATGATCAGATCCGTTCTGCGACCATCGGCCCAGCCGGCGAGAATATGGTTCGCTTCGGCAATGTCACCAACGACGGACGCCAGGCAGGCCGCACAGGCCATGGCGCTGTCTGGGGCAGCAAGAAACTCAAGGCTGTCTCCTTCCGCGGCACTCATGGGGTTACCGTTGCAGATCCCGATACGCTGCTCAAATTGTCCTTTGATATTACTGAAGCAGCTCAGGGTAAGAACACCGAGAAATATCGAATTTATGGAACCTCAACGAATGTACTCAATGCTAATAAGGAAGGATTCCTTCCAACTCGAAATTATCAGGAAGGAACATTTGAGTTTGCAGAGTTGGTCAGCGGAGAATACCTGGATGAGCATCATAAAGTTAAAGTCATCGCTTGTGCGCAATGTCCGATCGCTTGTGAGCAAATGTCGATGGTTAAGAAAGGGCCATTTGCAGGTTCAATGACAGGCATTGAATATGAATGCTTGCAAGCAGTAAGTTCAAACTGTGGTATTGGAGATATGACCGCAGCCATTAGAATGGTAGATATTTCTGATAGAAGTGGTATGGATACCATGAGCATGGGAGTCACCATATCATATACAATGGAATGTTTTGAACGCGGTGTATTGAAAAAAGATGATTTCCGATGCAAAAAATATCCGGATGGTTTTGAGCCATGTTTTGGTAATGGAGAAGCCGGGGTCACATTAGCTGAACTGATTCGTGACAAGGAAGGAATTGGCGAACTTTTAGCAGAGGGTACCAGGATAGCGTCGAAGAAAATCGACAATGAACGAAATTCCGAATCCTGGAAATGGGCAATGAATATTAAGGGACTGGAATGCCCAGGTTATGATGCAAGATCATTAAAAACGTTTGCGATGGGTCTTGCCGTTGGCACACGAGGGGGTTGCCATAATCGATCTGCTGCATATGATCCAGATATCAAAGGAGAAACAAATCGTTATACCGTTGATGAAACCAGAGGTGTTGTTGCGTCTCGTTCAGAAGAATATGCCGCTGTTTATGACTCGCTGCCGATGTGCAAATTCATTCGACGCTGCTTCACAGGAAAAGCTGATCGTGCAGGCGCCTGGCCGGCAATCGCTAAACTAATCAATGCCACAACAGGTTGGAATTTTGATTATGATGATGTTGACTTAATTGGAATTAGGGCTCACACAATCAAAAAAGCTTTTAACATTCGAGAGGGGTGGACAGAAAAAGATGACGACATCCCCTACCGGTGGAAGCACGACCCAATGACTAAGGGTCCTGGAGCTGGTCATGTTGTCACAGATGAAGAATTAGATTATATGAAACAGCTATATTTCAAAGCCAAAGGCTGGACTGAAGAAGGCCTGATTCCCAAACAACTCCTCGTTGATTTGGGAATGGCAGATGTCGCTGAAGAGATCGGCGTTTAA
- a CDS encoding alkaline phosphatase family protein — MPTRKKLLLPILILLLFIGTACQATWAITINENSDAVSSITADNVAFYIDTSDEEIQTVPLGQFFFDNGFTLIDQITLTMENTESLTFIWDEIAEETTLSPNGTLTIGEVAYQPTSIEVTPSKRLSGVDLSILDISPTVLSALGLPSLPEAHGQPQLTTSAQQVVIILTDGTQYDKLQSMVAAGEQPFFASQDKINCGISIYPPITTSASAALFTSTIAANNGVYGYGYRSTELTTLFDIVTDNGKMAIAVEGASLPFNLRNAEVILSGDRDNNGWSDDNVYLNAMEVIQNNLPHLLYIHFHEIDDMGHEYGDNSPEYETALIRVDGYIADIVDMLPSDTLIIILADHGMHTTADGGNHGTLTAADMLIPVTFIQK, encoded by the coding sequence ATGCCTACACGAAAGAAATTACTCCTCCCCATACTGATCCTGCTCCTTTTCATTGGCACAGCATGCCAAGCGACGTGGGCGATTACCATCAATGAAAACTCGGACGCAGTTAGCTCAATTACGGCCGATAATGTAGCCTTCTACATCGACACCTCCGACGAAGAGATCCAAACCGTCCCCCTCGGTCAGTTCTTCTTTGATAATGGCTTTACCCTGATTGACCAGATCACTTTGACCATGGAAAATACCGAGTCCCTGACCTTCATCTGGGATGAGATTGCAGAAGAAACCACTCTCTCCCCCAACGGCACGTTGACCATCGGTGAGGTCGCCTATCAGCCCACCTCGATTGAGGTGACTCCGTCAAAGAGACTGTCGGGGGTTGATCTCTCGATTCTCGACATCAGCCCAACCGTTTTGTCAGCCCTGGGTCTCCCCAGCTTGCCAGAAGCGCATGGCCAACCCCAGCTCACTACTTCTGCCCAACAGGTGGTCATCATCCTCACGGATGGCACTCAATACGACAAACTCCAATCCATGGTCGCTGCCGGAGAGCAGCCCTTCTTCGCCAGCCAGGACAAGATCAATTGTGGCATAAGCATCTACCCCCCAATTACCACATCCGCTTCGGCTGCTTTATTCACCAGCACCATTGCGGCCAATAACGGTGTTTATGGCTACGGCTACCGCTCAACAGAATTGACCACCCTATTTGATATCGTCACGGATAACGGAAAAATGGCAATAGCGGTTGAAGGTGCCAGCCTGCCTTTCAACCTTCGCAATGCTGAAGTGATCCTAAGCGGAGACCGGGATAATAACGGCTGGTCCGATGACAACGTTTATCTGAACGCAATGGAAGTGATCCAGAATAACCTGCCGCACCTGCTGTATATCCATTTCCATGAAATTGATGACATGGGTCATGAATATGGCGATAATTCACCCGAATACGAGACTGCCCTGATCCGGGTCGATGGATACATCGCCGATATTGTTGATATGTTACCAAGTGACACCCTCATCATCATTCTGGCCGATCACGGCATGCACACAACCGCAGATGGCGGTAACCACGGTACGCTTACAGCCGCTGATATGCTCATACCTGTTACATTCATCCAAAAATAA
- a CDS encoding energy-coupling factor transporter transmembrane protein EcfT, whose translation MTTAFSWLAWLLAGIIILLTTRNPLLLLLILILLLALGVRMTEPGNRKRWLRQNLSFIGTMLFLSSLINFIFTHSGNTALFSLPDNWFLIGGKFTLESLLHGTINGLVISSLYLTFTLFNKALSVEQLTHLIPTAFYPLTLITTISLTFFPSIQERTAQIKEAQMIRGNPMKKLSDWLPILIPLMVTSLENAVQLAESMTARGFQVQDEGQNSPKALILLILSTFLVFSGWLLSLFSYPTWVSWALYLIAFLIIALIFLTLSKKVHIVHLHKDQWQKSDIFAIILFGLVFIFMAALIVSQNRDFLSFTPYPTLSFPTLPLAAWLLGLVPAIPLLLIPNHDHH comes from the coding sequence ATGACCACTGCCTTTTCCTGGCTTGCGTGGTTGTTGGCGGGCATCATCATTCTGCTCACCACCCGAAATCCGCTCCTGCTTCTCCTCATCCTGATACTGCTCTTGGCACTTGGCGTTCGAATGACTGAGCCTGGCAACCGTAAACGCTGGCTGAGGCAAAACCTGAGTTTCATTGGCACCATGCTGTTTCTCTCTTCACTCATCAACTTCATCTTCACCCATTCCGGCAACACGGCATTATTCTCACTTCCTGATAATTGGTTCCTGATCGGCGGGAAATTCACCCTCGAGAGCCTGCTCCATGGCACCATCAACGGCCTGGTGATCAGCTCTCTCTATCTCACTTTCACCCTCTTCAACAAGGCCCTCTCGGTTGAGCAGCTGACCCATTTGATCCCCACTGCTTTCTATCCGCTAACGTTGATCACAACGATTTCATTGACTTTTTTCCCCTCTATTCAGGAACGCACGGCCCAGATTAAAGAGGCTCAGATGATCCGCGGGAATCCGATGAAGAAACTCTCGGATTGGCTCCCTATTCTGATCCCACTGATGGTCACCAGCCTCGAAAATGCCGTCCAGCTTGCCGAATCAATGACAGCCCGGGGATTTCAGGTCCAAGATGAAGGTCAAAACTCCCCTAAAGCACTCATTTTGCTAATCCTGTCCACTTTCCTGGTCTTTTCGGGCTGGCTGCTCTCCCTTTTCAGCTACCCAACCTGGGTCAGCTGGGCTTTATATCTGATCGCCTTTTTAATCATCGCCCTCATATTTCTCACCCTTTCAAAAAAGGTCCATATCGTCCATCTTCACAAAGACCAGTGGCAAAAGAGCGATATTTTCGCTATCATCCTTTTTGGTTTGGTCTTCATCTTCATGGCAGCCCTCATCGTCAGTCAAAATAGGGACTTCTTATCTTTCACACCCTATCCGACATTAAGCTTCCCCACCCTGCCCCTCGCAGCATGGCTGCTTGGCCTGGTTCCTGCGATTCCATTACTTCTGATACCCAACCATGATCACCATTAG